The following coding sequences lie in one Silene latifolia isolate original U9 population chromosome 5, ASM4854445v1, whole genome shotgun sequence genomic window:
- the LOC141655617 gene encoding uncharacterized protein LOC141655617: MESHKGNKGKGVLGESSGGGKEVFAWDVSEDGVHEKPVDRILVGKIWASKMINSKAAIDTMLRLWNPMGKVMGNMLDARERIFIFRFEDDRDKAKVLEGQPWHFDKFVWCFNEPDGEGKLTDTPLYCLPIWARVYDLPIKGRMNEANLRRLGDQLGMYVDIDDAQFPEMERAVRIRVLHDIRKSLNRSVEIRLSTGNVTNFDVKYERLLLFCYGCGVLGHGVKDCEHGPYDEDDLKYGDDLRASPRKGGCNRGEKN, from the coding sequence ATGGAGTCACATAAGGGCAATAAGGGTAAGGGGGTTTTGGGGGAGAGTTCAGGGGGTGGTAAGGAGGTGTTTGCATGGGATGTTAGCGAGGATGGCGTTCATGAAAAACCGGTGGACAGAATTCTTGTGGGAAAAATTTGGGCATCGAAGATGATTAATAGTAAAGCTGCTATCGATACGATGTTAAGGCTATGGAATCCGATGGGCAAGGTGATGGGTAATATGTTGGATGCTCGAGAGAGAATTTTCATCTTTCGTTTTGAGGATGACCGTGATAAGGCAAAGGTTCTTGAAGGGCAACCGTGGCACTTTGATAAGTTTGTATGGTGTTTCAATGAGCCTGATGGTGAGGGGAAGTTAACTGATACTCCTTTATATTGTCTTCCTATTTGGGCTCGGGTGTATGATCTTCCCATTAAGGGTCGTATGAATGAGGCAAACTTGCGTCGACTAGGGGACCAGCTGGGGATGTATGTGGATATAGATGATGCTCAATTCCCTGAGATGGAGAGGGCGGTTCGTATCCGTGTTTTACATGATATTCGGAAATCGCTAAATCGTTCAGTTGAGATAAGATTATCTACGGGGAATGTGACAAACTTCGATGTCAAGTATGAGAGGCTGCTGTTGTTCTGTTATGGTTGCGGTGTGCTGGGTCATGGCGTTAAAGATTGCGAGCACGGACCTTATGACGAGGATGACTTGAAATATGGAGATGATTTGAGGGCGTCGCCGCGGAAGGGTGGGTGCAATAGAGGGGAGAAAAACTAA
- the LOC141655618 gene encoding uncharacterized protein LOC141655618 — protein sequence MNLLSLNCRGLGNPDAVGGLRNLLRREAPALVFLCETKLSSVEMAAVMVRFDEYCSMAVDSVGCSGGLAFLWRKDIDVVFRSTFVHFMDFDVRLDNLEWRCTGFYGWPEVQNRYLSWELLRGLAAEWEGPWLCMGDFNEILIAGEMKRGARAQWQMNNFRDVVDVCGLSDLDFEGYEFTYDNGQVGADNRQCRLDRAMTNEGWRELYPYAKVVHMGREWSDHSLIKVVMDNRDRYEENSRRCFRFEQIWVGEEGCEDAISRACEENDWDVVETINRCAQELKKWKGVSIGKIMRDINRKRKKLEWLNVSERTVANVKERRVVLRELNNLLRQEEIFWRQRARALWLKDGDRNIKYFHRKVGQRKKKNCIRRVTVGEGRVVAGDVAIKAAAVEFFGSLFESSQPDNFDELLVGV from the coding sequence atgaatcTTTTGAGCCTTAACTGCAGGGGGCTGGGCAACCCCGATGCAGTAGGTGGACTCCGGAATCTGCTCCGGAGGGAGGCCCCAGCTTTAGTGTTCCTGTGTGAAACAAAGCTGAGTAGTGTGGAGATGGCAGCTGTTATGGTACGTTTTGATGAGTATTGTAGTATGGCGGTCGATAGTGTGGGATGCTCTGGTGGTTTGGCGTTCTTGTGGAGGAAAGATATTGATGTTGTTTTTCGGTCTACTTTTGTTCACTTTATGGATTTCGATGTTCGTTTAGATAATTTAGAATGGCGTTGTACGGGCTTCTACGGGTGGCCGGAGGTGCAAAATCGTTATTTGTCGTGGGAGTTATTGCGAGGTCTTGCAGCGGAGTGGGAGGGGCCATGGTTGTGTATGGGTGATTTTAACGAGATTCTTATCGCTGGAGAGATGAAAAGGGGAGCTCGAGCTCAGTGGCAGATGAACAACTTTCGCGATGTTGTGGATGTGTGTGGGCTTAGTGATTTAGACTTTGAAGGGTATGAGTTTACGTACGATAACGGGCAGGTGGGGGCTGATAATAGGCAGTGTCGGTTAGATAGGGCTATGACGAATGAAGGTTGGAGGGAGCTTTACCCTTATGCGAAAGTGGTTCATATGGGGCGTGAGTGGTCTGATCATTCTCTTATTAAAGTCGTTATGGATAACCGGGATAGGTACGAAGAGAATAGTAGAAGATGTTTCCGATTTGAGCAAATATGGGTTGGAGAGGAGGGCTGTGAGGATGCTATAAGTAGGGCATGTGAGGAGAATGACTGGGATGTTGTGGAAACAATTAATAGATGCGCACAGGAACTGAAAAAGTGGAAGGGGGTAAGTATTGGGAAGATTATGCGTGATATTAACCGGAAGAGGAAAAAGCTAGAGTGGTTAAATGTGAGTGAAAGGACTGTTGCAAATGTGAAGGAGAGAAGGGTTGTGCTAAGGGAACTAAATAATTTGCTTAGGCAGGAGGAGATATTTTGGAGGCAGCGGGCGAGAGCGTTATGGCTGAAGGATGGGGATCGGAACATAAAATACTTTCACAGGAAAGTCGGGCAACGAAAAAAGAAGAATTGTATTAGACGGGTAACTGTTGGTGAGGGGCGGGTTGTGGCCGGGGATGTTGCGATCAAGGCGGCAGCAGTGGAATTTTTTGGTTCGTTGTTCGAGTCTTCTCAGCCGGATAATTTTGATGAGTTGCTTGTAGGTGTGTGA
- the LOC141657633 gene encoding uncharacterized protein LOC141657633, whose translation MVRSILLGNLLRLSHFHSSSLFRFHSLFVHLSPRFYRAIDDLRELIECNNATDDPRLFLESVREQCRLGFTRIDVPVSIFHQLNSLRPRPSIITFNQLFTAMSKIKPHPPFSTIITLYNQLELSGRRPDMHSIGILAKCYCFLGRLDFAFSLLGKHVKLGYPPNAVIVNTLLNGLIDSDKLDQAVQLLHKTVKLGIQPNLVTHGSMLKGLCQSGDSAAALRLLRNMESTTSFKPDIFIYNIMINGLCKDKLLPQALSLFKEMVAKNILPHVITYNILIRGLCSLGLWDDAKGLLNEMLDSNTPPNTETYNTLVAMYCKEGNVDEANIIFELMNKRGVHADIITYNAFLDGYCLRGEMEEAEKLLDMMAKNSIMPDDVTLNTLISGYCKSNKVDKALEMLQDMHLKGTHITPDVFTYSTIIDALCKDDRLQLALQLFKEMQDRGVAPNVVTYNLLLDCLLRNAQVDAAISLRKDMENNGVAPDIITYNTIINGLCEAGQPVEAVAVFSCLVAKGLRPNVTTYTTMIKVLCTQGKLGDATIIFKEMADNGCSPNEYTYNTIIKGFLDAHDFAKALDHLHNMRSQGFVVDSRNRSLFLGSLTNPSVSDTDKALLQKYFLESNGEEKRMKKET comes from the exons ATGGTGAGATCCATACTCCTCGGTAATCTTCTTCGTCTTTCTCATTTtcattcttcttctctttttcgatttcattccctttttgttcatctttctcctCGTTTTTATCGTGCTATTGACGACCTTCGAGAATTGATTGAATGTAATAATGCTACTGACGACCCTCGATTGTTTCTCGAGTCTGTTAGAGAACAATGCCGATTAGGGTTTACTAGAATTGATGTTCCCGTTTCGATATTTCATCAATTGAACTCTCTTCGCCCTCGCCCTTCTATTATTACCTTCAATCAGCTATTTACTGCCATGTCTAAGATCAAACCCCATCCCCCCTTTTCTACTATCATTACTCTCTATAACCAGCTTGAACTGTCTGGTCGCCGCCCCGATATGCATTCCATTGGTATTCTCGCCAAGTGTTATTGCTTCTTGGGCCGTCTTGATTTTGCCTTTTCTCTTCTGGGTAAGCACGTTAAGCTTGGCTATCCACCTAATGCTGTCATCGTAAATACCTTACTCAATGGACTAATAGATTCTGATAAGTTGGATCAAGCTGTTCAATTATTACATAAAACCGTCAAGCTTGGGATACAACCCAACCTTGTTACTCACGGttctatgctcaaaggtctttgCCAATCTGGGGACAGTGCTGCTGCTCTACGTTTGCTTCGGAATATGGAGTCTACAACCTCTTTTAAGCCCGATATTTTCATTTATAACATCATGATTAACGGTCTTTGTAAAGACAAATTGTTACCTCAAGCACTTAGTCTTTTCAAGGAGATGGTAGCCAAGAACATTTTGCCCCACGTTATCACATACAATATCCTAATTCGAGGACTCTGTAGTTTAGGGCTTTGGGATGATGCTAAGGGATTGTTGAATGAGATGTTGGACAGCAACACTCCTCCCAACACTGAAACTTACAACACCTTAGTTGCCATGTACTGTAAAGAAGGAAATGTCGATGAAGCAAATATTATATTTGAATTGATGAATAAGAGAGGTGTGCACGCTGATATTATTACTTACAATGCTTTTTTGGATGGGTATTGTTTGCGTGGAGAGATGGAGGAGGCAGAAAAACTCCTGGATATGATGGCGAAAAATAGCATCATGCCGGACGATGTGACTTTAAATACCTTAATCAGTGGATACTGCAAGTCTAATAAGGTCGACAAAGCTTTAGAGATGCTCCAGGACATGCATCTTAAAGGAACCCATATAACCCCGGATGTATTCACCTATAGCACCATTATAGATGCCTTGTGCAAGGATGACAGACTCCAACTTGCACTCCAGCTTTTTAAAGAGATGCAAGATCGAGGGGTGGCACCCAATGTGGTCACTTACAATTTATTGCTTGATTGCCTTTTAAGAAATGCACAGGTTGATGCGGCGATCTCCTTACGTAAAGATATGGAGAATAATGGAGTGGCCCCTGATATTATTACTTATAATACCATAATAAATGGCCTTTGTGAAGCTGGGCAGCCAGTTGAAGCAGTAGCAGTGTTCTCTTGTCTTGTAGCTAAGGGGTTGCGGCCAAATGTAACTACCTACACTACAATGATCAAAGTGCTATGTACGCAAGGTAAGTTAGGTGATGCAACCATAATTTTTAAGGAGATGGCCGACAATGGATGTTCTCCAAACGAATACACCTACAATACAATTATTAAAGGATTTCTTGATGCTCATGATTTTGCCAAGGCCTTGGATCATCTTCACAATATGAGGAGCCAAGGATTTGTTGTAGATTCCAGGAACAGGTCTTTATTTCTCGGCTCGCTCACCAATCCTAGTGTTAGTGATACAGACAAAGCTTTGCTTCAAAAGTATTTTCTGGAGAGTAATG GGGAAGAAAAGAGAATGAAAAAAGAAACTTAG